The following proteins are co-located in the Solanum pennellii chromosome 1, SPENNV200 genome:
- the LOC107019040 gene encoding serine/threonine-protein phosphatase 7 long form homolog — translation MANDSEYKLDPGPLESNVLTGQLTHRSQDIWEGNVNMILNTRREDGNFWKLIEKYPIHPRVLEVIRLSGLYGVYKSNRPAIDRSLITALVERWRPETHTFHFRTGEATITLQDVEVLYGLPVNGDPVLGNEMIRTIEDWQNICQRLLGFVPSREDFKTNSIKVAAFNSHMLSQPHLSNMATQDMVNQKARCFMFWMIAGMMMADTSGGYLKLMYLPMLENVDKIGSYSWGSATLAYLYHFLCKASQSTQNEIAGFLPLLQIWAWERVTVLRPQIVAHRDARTISHVGLPRGPHATRWFAHLSWTNTTKHVLKVYRDALDSMIEDQFIWEPYSDDLIESLPLYCHAGRDIWRVRVPIFCWDVVEVHLPDRVMRQFGLQQAIPTPFPFDSNHFRHDRRGRPNTNWELEHAHWLSFWNQRLQYSCDAPVNNEPLRYDDPYLIWFRRITRLVIGNPNSRPQNQQGYVPNSTAYETMVCHLLLLLFSVVAAK, via the exons ATGGCTAATGATAGTGAATACAAGTTGGATCCCGGTCCATTGGAATCGAATGTATTAACGGGACAACTTACTCATAGATCACAAGATATATGGGAAggaaatgttaatatgattctTAATACGAGGAGAGAAGATGGAAATTTTTGGAAGCTCATAGAGAAATATCCCATCCATCCACGAGTTCTTGAAGTAATTAGGTTATCTGGATTATATGGTGTTTACAAATCTAATCGGCCTGCTATTGACCGTAGTTTGATCACTGCACTAGTTGAGCGTTGGCGTCCCGAAACTCACACTTTTCACTTTAGAACAGGCGAAGCAACAATTACCTTGCAGGACGTAGAGGTGTTGTATGGATTACCTGTGAATGGTGATCCAGTACTTGGTAATGAAATGATAAGGACCATAGAGGATTGGCAAAACATTTGTCAAAGATTATTAGGTTTTGTTCCTTCTCGTGAAGACTTCAAAACGAATTCCATCAAGGTCGCTGCATTTAATTCACACATGTTAAGCCAGCCACATTTGTCGAACATGGCAACACAAGATATGGTTAATCAGAAGGCAAGATGTTTCATGTTCTGGATGATTGCAGGTATGATGATGGCGGATACATCTGGTGGTTATTTGAAGCTTATGTACCTGCCTATGCTCGAAAATGTCGATAAAATTGGATCTTATAGTTGGGGGAGTGCGACCTTGGCATACTTGTATCATTTTCTTTGTAAAGCTTCACAGAGTACCCAAAATGAGATAGCCGGATTTTTGCCACTACTTCAG ATTTGGGCGTGGGAGAGAGTCACTGTTCTCCGTCCTCAAATAGTAGCCCACAGAGATGCGAGAACTATTTCTCATGTTGGTTTGCCTAGGGGTCCGCATGCTACTAGATGGTTTGCACATCTTAGTTGGACGAATACTACCAAGCATGTGTTGAAAGTTTATAGGGATGCACTTGACTCTATGATAGAAGATCAG TTTATTTGGGAACCGTATTCCGATGACTTAATTGAGAGTCTTCCTCTCTATTGTCATGCTGGACGAGACATATGGCGAGTTAGAGTTCCAATATTTTGTTGGGATGTGGTCGAGGTTCATTTGCCAGATCGTGTTATGAGGCAATTTGGACTACAACAAGCTATACCAACTCCGTTTCCATTTGATTCCAACCACTTTCGCCATGATCGTCGAGGAAGACCAAATACAAATTGGGAGTTGGAACATGCACATTGGTTATCATTTTGGAACCAACGTCTCCAATATAGTTGTGATGCACCGGTTAATAATGAACCACTTCGCTATGATGATCCATATCTTATTTGGTTCAGGCGCATTACTCGTCTTGTTATTGGTAATCCTAATTCACGTCCTCAAAATCAACAAGGTTATGTGCCTAATTCGACGGCATATGAAACTATGGTATGCCATTTATTGTTACTGTTGTTTAGTGTTGTTGCTGCCAAGTGA